The following proteins are encoded in a genomic region of Hippopotamus amphibius kiboko isolate mHipAmp2 chromosome 8, mHipAmp2.hap2, whole genome shotgun sequence:
- the PPM1F gene encoding protein phosphatase 1F isoform X1 gives MASGAPQQNSQTAEETPGFLDALLRDFPAPLGPESPLPWKVPATVLSQEEVEGELAELALGFLSSRSAPPLLAACLAHEAVSRLLQTDLSEFRKLPEQEEVEEDGDEKEAPVTLLDATGLARSLFAHLWETCSRWQKQVPVAARVTPRPWLVSVHAIRNARRRMEDRHVCLPAFNPLFGLSDSVDRAYFAVFDGHGGVDAARYASVHVHAIAARRPELPTDPAGALRAAFRCTDEMFLWKARRERLQSGTTGVCALIVGGTLHVAWLGDSQVVLVRQGQVVKLMEPHRPERQDERDRIEALGGFVSHMDCWRVNGTLAVSRAVGDVFQKPYVSGEADAASRELTGSEDYLLLACDGFFDVVPHQEVAGLVRSHLAGQQGSGLHVAEALVAAARERGSHDNITVLVVFLRDPRDLLEPETDAPPRSSEVRGPCPRAPPPWMP, from the exons ATGGCCTCGGGAGCCCCACAGCAGAACAGCCAGACGGCAGAGGAGACCCCCGGCTTCCTGGACGCGCTTCTCCGTGACTTCCCGGCCCCGCTGGGTCCGGAGAGCCCTTTGCCATGGAAGGTCCCGGCGACGGTGCTGAgccaggaggaggtggagggtgaGCTGGCCGAGCTGGCACTGGGCTTCCTGAGCAGCAG GAGTGCGCCGCCGCTACTTGCCGCCTGCCTGGCCCACGAGGCCGTTTCCCGGCTGCTGCAGACGGACCTTTCCGAGTTCAGGAAGTTGCcggagcaggaggaggtggaagaggaTGGCGACGAGAAGGAGGCCCCTGTGACTC TGCTGGATGCCACGGGCCTGGCGCGGAGCCTCTTCGCCCATCTCTGGGAAACGTGCAGCCGGTGGCAGAAGCAGGTGCCCGTGGCGGCCCGGGTCACGCCGCGGCCGTGGCTGGTCTCCGTGCACGCCATCCGCAACGCCCGCCGCAGGATGGAGGACCGGCACGTGTGCCTCCCGGCCTTCAACCCGCTCTTCGGCCTGTCG GACTCTGTGGACCGCGCCTACTTTGCCGTGTTCGACGGGCACGGAGGGGTGGACGCCGCGAGGTACGCGTCTGTGCACGTGCACGCCATCGCTGCCCGACGGCCGGAGCTGCCCACTGACCCTGCGGGGGCCCTGCGAGCAGCCTTCCGCTGCACCGACGAGATGTTCCTCTGGAAAGCCAGGCGAGAG CGGCTGCAGAGCGGCACCACGGGGGTGTGTGCGCTCATCGTGGGGGGCACCCTGCACGTGGCCTGGCTCGGGGACTCCCAGGTGGTGCTGGTGCGGCAGGGGCAGGTGGTGAAGCTGATGGAGCCACACAGACCCGAGCGGCAG GACGAGAGGGACCGCATCGAGGCGCTGGGCGGCTTCGTGTCCCACATGGACTGCTGGAGGGTCAACGGGACCCTGGCCGTCTCCAGAGCCGTCG GGGATGTCTTCCAGAAGCCCTACGTGTCTGGGGAGGCGGACGCGGCCTCACGGGAGCTGACGGGCTCCGAGGACTACCTGCTGCTGGCCTGCGATGGCTTCTTCGACGTGGTCCCCCACCAGGAGGTGGCCGGCCTCGTGCGGAGCCACCTGGCTGGGCAGCAAGGCAGCGGGCTGCACGTGGCCGAGGCGCTGGTGGCTGCTGCCCGGGAGCGGGGCTCCCATGACAACATCACAGTCCTGGTGGTCTTCCTCCGGGACCCCCGAGACCTGCTGGAGCCAGAGACTGACGCCCCGCCGCGAAGCTCGGAGGTCCGGGGCCCCTGCCCCCGTGCTCCTCCCCCATGGATGCCTTAG
- the PPM1F gene encoding protein phosphatase 1F isoform X2, with translation MEDRHVCLPAFNPLFGLSDSVDRAYFAVFDGHGGVDAARYASVHVHAIAARRPELPTDPAGALRAAFRCTDEMFLWKARRERLQSGTTGVCALIVGGTLHVAWLGDSQVVLVRQGQVVKLMEPHRPERQDERDRIEALGGFVSHMDCWRVNGTLAVSRAVGDVFQKPYVSGEADAASRELTGSEDYLLLACDGFFDVVPHQEVAGLVRSHLAGQQGSGLHVAEALVAAARERGSHDNITVLVVFLRDPRDLLEPETDAPPRSSEVRGPCPRAPPPWMP, from the exons ATGGAGGACCGGCACGTGTGCCTCCCGGCCTTCAACCCGCTCTTCGGCCTGTCG GACTCTGTGGACCGCGCCTACTTTGCCGTGTTCGACGGGCACGGAGGGGTGGACGCCGCGAGGTACGCGTCTGTGCACGTGCACGCCATCGCTGCCCGACGGCCGGAGCTGCCCACTGACCCTGCGGGGGCCCTGCGAGCAGCCTTCCGCTGCACCGACGAGATGTTCCTCTGGAAAGCCAGGCGAGAG CGGCTGCAGAGCGGCACCACGGGGGTGTGTGCGCTCATCGTGGGGGGCACCCTGCACGTGGCCTGGCTCGGGGACTCCCAGGTGGTGCTGGTGCGGCAGGGGCAGGTGGTGAAGCTGATGGAGCCACACAGACCCGAGCGGCAG GACGAGAGGGACCGCATCGAGGCGCTGGGCGGCTTCGTGTCCCACATGGACTGCTGGAGGGTCAACGGGACCCTGGCCGTCTCCAGAGCCGTCG GGGATGTCTTCCAGAAGCCCTACGTGTCTGGGGAGGCGGACGCGGCCTCACGGGAGCTGACGGGCTCCGAGGACTACCTGCTGCTGGCCTGCGATGGCTTCTTCGACGTGGTCCCCCACCAGGAGGTGGCCGGCCTCGTGCGGAGCCACCTGGCTGGGCAGCAAGGCAGCGGGCTGCACGTGGCCGAGGCGCTGGTGGCTGCTGCCCGGGAGCGGGGCTCCCATGACAACATCACAGTCCTGGTGGTCTTCCTCCGGGACCCCCGAGACCTGCTGGAGCCAGAGACTGACGCCCCGCCGCGAAGCTCGGAGGTCCGGGGCCCCTGCCCCCGTGCTCCTCCCCCATGGATGCCTTAG
- the LOC130858439 gene encoding collagen alpha-1(III) chain-like: protein MSCRSPSTGSNENTSRPPGGRPRAAGQRRGRRGRAAVRQRRGGRGLGDRGEPPLRPPPRVGAQPPGPPGPPAPAAAPLRGLLAAPHPGLPSPRHAPGSPRASPAAPPPGAREPLPAGPAHFPSGRRGRRAGAGGPGRGGGAGPASAAPWRPVGRAGGRTWRASAPETGVPARAAGPHPRGRGGRGGARRRSSPRSQRPGSGGAGMRAHTAQGPRHFQGPSASNGCHDNCRKLTFSAYGSGGQKLARSRSCNAPPVSVVTPARPAATSYDL, encoded by the exons ATGTC CTGCCGCAGCCCGAGCACTGGCTCTAATGAGAACACCTCACGTCCACCTGGGGGAAGGCCGCGCGCGGCAGGCCAGCGGCGGGGGCGCCGGGGCAGAGCCGCAGTCCGGCAGAGGCGGGGCGGCCGGGGCCTCGGGGACCGGGGCGAGCCGcccctccgccccccgccccgcgtcgGCGCGCAGCCCCCAGGCCCGCCCGGGCCCccggcgcccgccgccgccccgctCCGCGGCCTCCTCGCGGCCCCCCATCCCGgcctccccagcccccggcaCGCGCCCGGGTCCCCGCGGGCCTCACCTGCCGCCCCGCCGCCCGGCGCCCGCGAGCCGCTCCCGGCCGGCCCCGCCCACTTCCCGTCCGGCCGCCGCGGGCGCCGCGCAGGCGCAGGCGgacccgggcggggggggggggcggggccggcctcGGCTGCCCCCTGGCGGCCGGTGGGGCGCGCGGGCGGCCGCACCTGGAGGGCGAGCGCACCCGAGACCGGCGTCCCGGCCAGGGCGGCGGGTCCCCACCCGCGGGgccgcggcgggcggggcggcgcCCGGAGACGAAGCAGCCCGCGCAGTCAACGGCCGGGCAGCGGCGGAGCAGGGATGCGTGCCCACACCGCCCAGGGCCCGCGACACTTTCAGGGACCGTCAGCTTCCAACGGCTGCCACGACAATTGCCGCAAACTTACATTTAGTGCCTACGGGTCTGGAGGTCAGAAGCTCGCAAGATCTCG ATCCTGTAACGCCCCCCCAGTCAGTGTGGTGACCCCAGCAAGGCCCGCGGCTACTTCTTACGacctgtga
- the TOP3B gene encoding DNA topoisomerase 3-beta-1 isoform X4 produces the protein MGPQHAMQTAERLYTQGYISYPRTETTHYPESFDLRGPLRQQANHPCWADTVRRLLAEGINRPRKGHDAGDHPPITPMKSATEAELGGEAWRLYEYITRHFIATVSHDCRYLQSTISFRIGPERFSCTGKTVISPGFTEIMPWQSVALEESLPTCQRGDTLAVAEVKMLEKQTSPPDYLTEAELITLMEKHGIGTDASIPVHINNICQRNYVVVESGRRLKPTNLGIVLVHGYYKIDAELVQPTIRSAVERQLNLIAQGRADHRQVLGHTLDIFKRKFHYFVDSIAGMDELMEVSFSPLAATGKPLSRCGKCHRFMKFIQVGGGGGRCAQTGGPATPRASLQAWAAMPADPTAARRPQQRGSCPGPLASTFPVVTRTNLCAGSSAFVRVCGECPGTRWPGSSPERPWQRSVLQVAHSHFALCVPCYGRYTLRLTRHVSCVPGRTGWAGGSRPQQPRAHTPTLPQAKPSRLHCSHCDETYTLPQNGTIKLYKELRCPLDDFELVLWSSGSRGKSYPLCPYCSNHPPFRDAKKGTGCNECSHPTCPHSLSMLGIGQCVECESGVLVLDPTSGPKWRVACNRCSVVAHCFENAHRVRVSADTCGACEAALLDVDFNKAKSPLPGDGTQHTGCVFCDPIFQELVELKHAASCHPMHRGPGRRQGRGRGRGRRPAGKPGARRPKDKMSALAAYFV, from the exons ATGGGCCCGCAGCACGCCATGCAGACCGCCGAGCGGCTCTACACGCAGGGCTACATCAGCTACCCGCGCACGGAGACCACCCACTACCCGGAGAGCTTCGACTTGAGGGGGCCGCTGCGGCAGCAGGCCAACCACCCTTGCTGGGCCGACACG GTGAGGCGGCTGTTAGCGGAAGGCATCAACCGCCCGCGGAAGGGCCACGACGCCGGCGACCACCCCCCCATCACCCCCATGAAGTCGGCCACGGAGGCTGAGTTAG GGGGCGAGGCCTGGCGGCTGTACGAGTACATCACCCGGCACTTCATCGCCACCGTCAGCCACGACTGCAGGTACCTGCAGAGCACCATCTCCTTCCGCATCGGGCCCGAGCGCTTCAGCTGCACGGGCAAGACCGTCATCTCCCCGG GCTTCACGGAGATCATGCCCTGGCAGAGTGTGGCCCTGGAGGAGAGCCTGCCCACCTGCCAGCGGGGCGACACCCTTGCTGTGGCCGAGGTCAAGATGCTGGAGAAGCAGACGAGTCCGCCCGACTACCTGACAGAGGCCGAGCTCATCACGCTCATGGAGAAGCACGGCATCG GGACCGACGCCAGCATCCCCGTGCACATCAACAACATCTGCCAGCGCAACTACGTGGTCGTGGAGAGCGGGCGCCGGCTCAAGCCCACCAACCTTGGCATCGTCCTGGTGCACGGCTACTATAAGATCG ACGCGGAGCTCGTGCAGCCCACCATCCGCAGCGCGGTGGAGAGACAGCTGAACCTGATCGCACAGGGCAGGGCCGACCACCGCCAGGTCCTGGGCCACACTCTGGACATCTTCAAGAGGAAGTTTCACTACTTCGTGGACTCCATTGCGG GCATGGACGAGCTGATGGAGGTGTCCTTCTCGCCCCTTGCGGCCACAGGCAAGCCCCTCTCCCGCTGCGGGAAGTGCCACCGGTTCATGAAGTTCATCCAGGTAGGAGGCGGAGGGGGCAGGTGTGCGCAGACGGGCGGTCCCGCCACCCCGCGGGCCTCGCTGCAGGCCTGGGCAGCCATGCCGGCAGACCCCACCGCTGCCCGCAGGCCCCAGCAGCGCGGGAGCTGTCCAGGTCCTCTTGCCAGCACGTTCCCTGTTGTCACGCGTACTAACCTGTGTGCAGGGAGTTCAGCTTTTGTGCGCGTGTGTGGCGAGTGTCCTGGGACTCGGTGGCCGGGGTCCTCGCCTGAGAGGCCCTGGCAACGTTCTGTACTGCAAGTTGCGCATTCGCATTTTGCACTGTGTGTTCCGTGTTACGGGCGTTACACATTACGTCTCACACGTCATGTATCCTGTGTCCCGGGGAGAACGGGGTGGGCGGGAGGGTCGAGGCCCCAGCAGCCCCGTGCCCACACCCCGACGTTGCCCCAGGCCAAGCCGAGCCGCCTGCACTGCTCCCACTGTGACGAGACCTACACCCTCCCCCAGAACGGCACCATCAAGCTCTACAAGGAGCTCCGGTGCCCGCTGGACGACTTCGAGCTGGTGCTGTGGTCGTCGGGCTCGCGCGGCAAGAGCTACCCGCTGTGCCCGTACTGTTCCAACCACCCACCCTTCCGAGACGCGAAGAAAG GCACGGGCTGCAACGAGTGCTCGCACCCCACCTGCCCGCACTCGCTGAGCATGCTGGGCATCGGTCAGTGCGTGGAGTGCGAGAGCGGCGTGCTGGTGCTCGACCCCACCTCGGGCCCCAAGTGGCGGGTGGCCTGCAACAGGTGCAGCGTGGTGGCCCACTGCTTCGAGAACGCCCACCGTGTGCGCGTGTCCGCCGACACCTGCGGCGCCTGCGAGGCCGCCCTGCTGGACGTCGACTTCAACAAGGCCAAGTCCCCGCTGCCGGGAGACGGCACGCAGCACACGGGCTGCGTCTTCTGCGACCCCATCTTCCAGGAGCTGGTGGAGCTGAAGCACGCGGCCTCCTGCCACCCCATGCACCGCGGGCCCGGGAGGAGgcagggccggggccggggccgcggccgAAGGCCAGCAGGGAAGCCGGGCGCCAGGCGGCCCAAGGACAAGATGTCAGCCCTGGCCGCCTACTTCGTGTGA
- the TOP3B gene encoding DNA topoisomerase 3-beta-1 isoform X2 — protein MVKFLQVEGRGCDHVVLWLDCDKEGENICFEVLDAVLPVMNQAHGGEKTVFRARFSSITDTDICAAMARLGEPDHNEALSVDARQELDLRIGCAFTRFQTKYFQGKYGNLDSSLISFGPCQTPTLGFCVERHDKIQSFKPETYWVLQAKVDADKDRSLLLDWDRVRVFDREIAQMFLNMTRLEKEAQVEATSKKEKAKQRPLALNTVEMLRVASSSLGMGPQHAMQTAERLYTQGYISYPRTETTHYPESFDLRGPLRQQANHPCWADTVRRLLAEGINRPRKGHDAGDHPPITPMKSATEAELGGEAWRLYEYITRHFIATVSHDCRYLQSTISFRIGPERFSCTGKTVISPGFTEIMPWQSVALEESLPTCQRGDTLAVAEVKMLEKQTSPPDYLTEAELITLMEKHGIGTDASIPVHINNICQRNYVVVESGRRLKPTNLGIVLVHGYYKIDAELVQPTIRSAVERQLNLIAQGRADHRQVLGHTLDIFKRKFHYFVDSIAGMDELMEVSFSPLAATGKPLSRCGKCHRFMKFIQVGGGGGRCAQTGGPATPRASLQAWAAMPADPTAARRPQQRGSCPGPLASTFPVVTRTNLCAGSSAFVRVCGECPGTRWPGSSPERPWQRSVLQVAHSHFALCVPCYGRYTLRLTRHVSCVPGRTGWAGGSRPQQPRAHTPTLPQAKPSRLHCSHCDETYTLPQNGTIKLYKELRCPLDDFELVLWSSGSRGKSYPLCPYCSNHPPFRDAKKGTGCNECSHPTCPHSLSMLGIGQCVECESGVLVLDPTSGPKWRVACNRCSVVAHCFENAHRVRVSADTCGACEAALLDVDFNKAKSPLPGDGTQHTGCVFCDPIFQELVELKHAASCHPMHRGPGRRQGRGRGRGRRPAGKPGARRPKDKMSALAAYFV, from the exons GTCCTGGACGCCGTGCTGCCCGTCATGAATCAGGCCCACGGCGGGGAGAAGACGGTGTTCCGGGCCCGGTTCAGCTCCATCACAGACACGGACATCTGTGCCGCCATGGCCCGGCTGGGCGAGCCCGACCACAACGAGGCGCTCTCGGTGGACGCGCGGCAGGAGCTGGACCTGCGCATCGGCTGCGCCTTCACCAG GTTTCAGACGAAATACTTCCAGGGGAAGTACGGCAACCTCGACAGCTCGCTCATCTCCTTCGGGCCATGCCAGACCCCCACGCTGGGCTTCTGCGTAGAGAGACATGACAAGATCCAGTCTTTCAAGCCGGAGACCTACTGGGTGCTGCAGGCCAAG gTGGACGCCGACAAGGACCGGTCCCTCCTTTTGGACTGGGACCGCGTGCGCGTGTTTGACCGGGAGATCGCACAGATGTTCCTCAACATGACCAGGCTGGAGAAGGAGGCCCAG GTGGAGGCCACGAGCAAGAAGGAGAAGGCCAAGCAGAGGCCACTGGCCCTGAACACCGTGGAGATGCTGCGTGTGGCCAGCTCTTCCCTGG GGATGGGCCCGCAGCACGCCATGCAGACCGCCGAGCGGCTCTACACGCAGGGCTACATCAGCTACCCGCGCACGGAGACCACCCACTACCCGGAGAGCTTCGACTTGAGGGGGCCGCTGCGGCAGCAGGCCAACCACCCTTGCTGGGCCGACACG GTGAGGCGGCTGTTAGCGGAAGGCATCAACCGCCCGCGGAAGGGCCACGACGCCGGCGACCACCCCCCCATCACCCCCATGAAGTCGGCCACGGAGGCTGAGTTAG GGGGCGAGGCCTGGCGGCTGTACGAGTACATCACCCGGCACTTCATCGCCACCGTCAGCCACGACTGCAGGTACCTGCAGAGCACCATCTCCTTCCGCATCGGGCCCGAGCGCTTCAGCTGCACGGGCAAGACCGTCATCTCCCCGG GCTTCACGGAGATCATGCCCTGGCAGAGTGTGGCCCTGGAGGAGAGCCTGCCCACCTGCCAGCGGGGCGACACCCTTGCTGTGGCCGAGGTCAAGATGCTGGAGAAGCAGACGAGTCCGCCCGACTACCTGACAGAGGCCGAGCTCATCACGCTCATGGAGAAGCACGGCATCG GGACCGACGCCAGCATCCCCGTGCACATCAACAACATCTGCCAGCGCAACTACGTGGTCGTGGAGAGCGGGCGCCGGCTCAAGCCCACCAACCTTGGCATCGTCCTGGTGCACGGCTACTATAAGATCG ACGCGGAGCTCGTGCAGCCCACCATCCGCAGCGCGGTGGAGAGACAGCTGAACCTGATCGCACAGGGCAGGGCCGACCACCGCCAGGTCCTGGGCCACACTCTGGACATCTTCAAGAGGAAGTTTCACTACTTCGTGGACTCCATTGCGG GCATGGACGAGCTGATGGAGGTGTCCTTCTCGCCCCTTGCGGCCACAGGCAAGCCCCTCTCCCGCTGCGGGAAGTGCCACCGGTTCATGAAGTTCATCCAGGTAGGAGGCGGAGGGGGCAGGTGTGCGCAGACGGGCGGTCCCGCCACCCCGCGGGCCTCGCTGCAGGCCTGGGCAGCCATGCCGGCAGACCCCACCGCTGCCCGCAGGCCCCAGCAGCGCGGGAGCTGTCCAGGTCCTCTTGCCAGCACGTTCCCTGTTGTCACGCGTACTAACCTGTGTGCAGGGAGTTCAGCTTTTGTGCGCGTGTGTGGCGAGTGTCCTGGGACTCGGTGGCCGGGGTCCTCGCCTGAGAGGCCCTGGCAACGTTCTGTACTGCAAGTTGCGCATTCGCATTTTGCACTGTGTGTTCCGTGTTACGGGCGTTACACATTACGTCTCACACGTCATGTATCCTGTGTCCCGGGGAGAACGGGGTGGGCGGGAGGGTCGAGGCCCCAGCAGCCCCGTGCCCACACCCCGACGTTGCCCCAGGCCAAGCCGAGCCGCCTGCACTGCTCCCACTGTGACGAGACCTACACCCTCCCCCAGAACGGCACCATCAAGCTCTACAAGGAGCTCCGGTGCCCGCTGGACGACTTCGAGCTGGTGCTGTGGTCGTCGGGCTCGCGCGGCAAGAGCTACCCGCTGTGCCCGTACTGTTCCAACCACCCACCCTTCCGAGACGCGAAGAAAG GCACGGGCTGCAACGAGTGCTCGCACCCCACCTGCCCGCACTCGCTGAGCATGCTGGGCATCGGTCAGTGCGTGGAGTGCGAGAGCGGCGTGCTGGTGCTCGACCCCACCTCGGGCCCCAAGTGGCGGGTGGCCTGCAACAGGTGCAGCGTGGTGGCCCACTGCTTCGAGAACGCCCACCGTGTGCGCGTGTCCGCCGACACCTGCGGCGCCTGCGAGGCCGCCCTGCTGGACGTCGACTTCAACAAGGCCAAGTCCCCGCTGCCGGGAGACGGCACGCAGCACACGGGCTGCGTCTTCTGCGACCCCATCTTCCAGGAGCTGGTGGAGCTGAAGCACGCGGCCTCCTGCCACCCCATGCACCGCGGGCCCGGGAGGAGgcagggccggggccggggccgcggccgAAGGCCAGCAGGGAAGCCGGGCGCCAGGCGGCCCAAGGACAAGATGTCAGCCCTGGCCGCCTACTTCGTGTGA